One stretch of Schlesneria sp. DSM 10557 DNA includes these proteins:
- a CDS encoding cadherin domain-containing protein yields MILQSWLNSVLARLNASSGHTRRRRSNGIQSTTPTVVEHLEQRRMLTDPVVAAATVFINETTQVFPYASTPANPAQIAVSVTDPDAAPDNYSPGNLAITAGNTDYNGNGQPAFRVDVIGGVDVIVVNDAADLNYEAQPTYTLTVVATDNSGATGTNTITINLNNLNDRPVIPQYPYYNGWIPTPTIPDGSVNVFDVRENSFNGTVVGTVTAIDQDIDSNPVQQATLTYVLVGTIPGFDANTPAFAIDPFTGRIRVTDQSFLDYEARRIANLGQGNLGEGGLSGFPDVVFDLQVRATDIRGVSSQTNQFGNPTANGGNFVSDSHVYIRLRDVGEVPPNVANSTKTLAVNENSTVGLSVGFFQLISGTDNFVIPQGTFTRIARPGLDPLEPQQRHSFEIVGGNPNNTFAIDPDTGEITVANPLVNYETLNAYDLQIKVTDRNLHAVQIGAVDNVAPLSTVATLRITVNDVNEVTTIPNNQSFNIPENTVNGTIVGSVIANDPDTQQPNGNANLVYSIISGNVVKVNGVEYAGVFSIDPATGVISVNNTTGLPNNIALNFENQSTFALTIKVVDRGDQGTSANNSVLINLQNVNETTPAVQDATFSIAENRPAGDLVGQVIASVGELGNTITSFQIMAGNKDGAFAIDSVGRITVANPSAIDFEKNPVFNLTVRATDNGSPALFATGTITILLSNLNEQIVMLDQGPITVNENTPNGTIVGQIVTSDPDNVNAPIQGQSFVINGGNTGGAFSIDPQGRIIVANSAALNFESTPTFTIVATVTDTGIPSTSMAATITIALADINDAPIIGTQSFNLKEHSLPGTVVGTVQATDQDSPAQTLTFAIIGGNDSGAFAIDPATGAIRVVDPGLIDYSSNPTFALTIQVTDNGAPARSSTATVNILLLDGQEPQIANQSKTIPENSAVGTVIATVAASNGLAPYTYSIFSGNTNNAFTINPTTGVITVSNPAALNYEAIKSFSLKVMVVDSQATKLADTATITINLTNVNEAPSLISLETAPIAYTENDVAPLTANIVAIDPDSNNASSAVIKITGNYQNGQDRLNFTNTAKITGVWDAATGTLTLTGVDSFSNYRTAIRSVTYTNLSENPNTSTRTVSFSITDDGGLTSPIVSRNIALTSVNDAPVLTGSSTISYSEADPATVINPVISVSDSDNATLTTATIRMPNYIAGQDILSFANNGVDMGNIAVQSNANGVLTLVSAGGSATLAQWTNALRAVKYANSSGNPNQTPRSVQFQVTDGSALSNVITSTIEVTAVDFPPALSQVEPGSLLYTELSTVKVSSTITAFDFDSANLSGATIQITGNYQNGEDFLQFTNTAKITGVFNAATGMLTLTGVDTVANYQTALRSVSYFNSSSNPSGLLRTVAFTVTDTTNVVSNSVVRTIALDAVNDAPVLSGIEETALDYLENTAPNYGTNNTTPISSTIQVNDPDSLITQATIRITGNYVPNQDFLRFTNTATIIGTWNAANGTLTLTGPDTAANYAAALQSVAFYNLHNAPNTSTRTVSYTVTDDGGAASGPKLTSNTVSREINVIAVNDPPVLTSSDTTVLAYTEDATAVKILPNVLAADPDSDNLMGARIWISSNYNANGSKDMLVFVDTAKIKGSWDPATGILTLSGVDSVSNYRTALRSIGFANSQSGLTAPNRTVSFSVIDDQGLSGNTVTRNISIATHPNGAVLSGIETVPAVYKANDPYTPPAPVTSTLVISDNDSTLLRSAVIKISGNYVRGQDQLLISGAVANANQISAAWNSATGELTLSGLVPVANYINALRDVKYYNNGSSALSTLTRTITFTVIDDTQLASNIATRNVTIQTTNTAPFLNVGGSSPLQYQEKDAATNVVPALTVQDVDSPNIVSAAVKITGNYQQGQDQLVFSNTAKIKGSWDVLTGTLNLTGVDTRENYEAALRTVKYLNTSNNPSTLTRTVGVTVNDGLATSNVASRNVTILALNDPPQIATNEAAALNYKPSQGAVSIAPSLSVTDPDSANITGATVRIAFNYQQGNDQLSFVNTAKISGTFDILTGILTLSGSDTVANYRTALQSVKYQFNGVPLASTKTISFVANDGLALGNLATRDISVTPNA; encoded by the coding sequence AGCCGACTTATACATTGACCGTGGTTGCGACGGACAATAGTGGCGCGACGGGCACGAATACCATCACGATCAATCTCAATAACTTGAATGATCGGCCTGTGATTCCCCAGTATCCGTACTACAATGGCTGGATTCCTACACCAACGATCCCTGACGGAAGTGTGAATGTTTTCGATGTTCGGGAAAACAGCTTTAATGGCACCGTCGTCGGGACGGTCACGGCCATCGATCAAGACATTGATTCCAACCCGGTTCAACAGGCGACGTTGACGTATGTCCTGGTCGGAACGATTCCGGGATTCGACGCGAACACTCCCGCATTCGCCATTGATCCCTTCACCGGGCGCATCCGGGTCACGGACCAGTCATTCCTGGATTATGAGGCACGTCGAATTGCCAATCTGGGGCAGGGCAACTTAGGAGAAGGGGGCCTTTCCGGTTTCCCCGATGTCGTCTTTGACCTTCAGGTGCGAGCGACAGACATCCGAGGTGTGTCTTCACAAACCAATCAGTTCGGTAACCCCACTGCCAATGGCGGTAACTTCGTCAGCGACAGCCATGTTTACATCCGGCTTCGAGATGTGGGAGAGGTTCCACCGAATGTCGCCAATTCGACAAAGACGCTGGCCGTCAATGAAAACAGCACAGTCGGGCTGAGCGTTGGATTCTTCCAACTCATCTCCGGAACCGACAATTTTGTCATTCCGCAAGGGACCTTCACGCGAATCGCGCGTCCCGGTCTGGATCCACTAGAGCCACAGCAGCGTCACAGTTTTGAAATCGTAGGGGGCAATCCCAATAACACGTTCGCCATCGATCCTGATACGGGTGAGATCACCGTTGCCAATCCTCTCGTTAACTACGAGACGCTGAACGCCTACGATCTGCAGATCAAAGTCACTGATCGTAATCTGCACGCAGTCCAAATCGGCGCCGTTGACAACGTTGCACCGCTTTCGACCGTTGCAACTCTGCGGATTACCGTGAATGACGTGAATGAAGTCACGACCATTCCGAACAATCAATCGTTTAATATTCCTGAGAATACGGTTAATGGGACAATCGTCGGTAGCGTTATCGCCAACGATCCTGATACCCAGCAGCCGAACGGGAATGCCAATCTCGTTTACAGCATCATCAGCGGTAACGTGGTTAAGGTGAATGGTGTCGAGTACGCCGGAGTCTTCTCCATTGATCCTGCCACCGGGGTAATTTCTGTTAATAATACCACGGGGCTGCCCAACAACATTGCGTTGAATTTTGAAAATCAGTCGACGTTTGCACTGACGATTAAAGTGGTGGACCGGGGGGATCAGGGAACGTCAGCAAATAACTCGGTCCTGATTAATCTGCAGAACGTGAATGAGACGACACCGGCGGTTCAGGACGCGACGTTCTCGATTGCGGAAAATCGCCCTGCCGGTGACCTTGTGGGACAAGTCATTGCCTCCGTAGGTGAACTCGGAAACACGATCACCAGTTTCCAGATCATGGCGGGAAATAAGGACGGCGCGTTCGCGATCGATTCCGTCGGCCGAATCACTGTCGCCAACCCCTCTGCAATCGACTTTGAAAAGAATCCGGTATTTAACCTGACCGTGCGGGCGACCGATAACGGTTCACCGGCCCTGTTTGCGACGGGGACGATCACCATTCTGCTGAGCAACTTGAACGAGCAGATCGTGATGCTCGATCAGGGGCCAATCACAGTCAACGAGAATACGCCGAACGGGACCATTGTGGGCCAGATCGTGACGTCGGATCCCGACAACGTGAATGCGCCGATCCAGGGACAGTCGTTCGTCATTAATGGGGGCAACACAGGGGGGGCGTTCTCAATCGATCCTCAGGGACGCATCATTGTGGCCAACTCGGCTGCTCTGAACTTTGAGTCGACACCGACCTTCACGATTGTCGCCACAGTGACCGATACGGGCATCCCATCCACGTCCATGGCAGCGACAATCACCATTGCACTGGCGGACATCAACGATGCTCCGATCATCGGTACGCAGTCCTTTAACCTCAAGGAGCACTCGTTGCCGGGAACGGTCGTAGGGACGGTTCAAGCGACGGACCAGGATTCGCCAGCCCAGACCCTGACCTTTGCCATCATCGGCGGGAATGATTCGGGAGCCTTCGCGATCGATCCGGCGACGGGAGCGATCAGGGTTGTTGATCCAGGACTGATCGACTACTCCTCAAACCCGACGTTTGCCTTGACGATTCAGGTCACGGATAACGGAGCTCCTGCTCGATCCTCCACAGCCACGGTCAACATTCTGCTGCTGGACGGGCAAGAACCACAGATTGCAAATCAGTCGAAGACGATTCCGGAAAACTCCGCCGTCGGTACCGTGATCGCGACTGTTGCCGCATCTAATGGACTCGCTCCTTACACGTACTCCATCTTCAGCGGGAATACGAATAACGCGTTCACGATCAATCCGACGACCGGGGTGATCACCGTCTCGAACCCCGCCGCACTGAACTACGAAGCGATCAAGTCGTTCTCTCTGAAGGTGATGGTCGTCGACAGTCAGGCCACGAAACTGGCGGACACCGCGACCATTACGATCAACCTGACGAACGTCAATGAGGCACCGTCACTGATCTCGCTGGAAACGGCTCCGATTGCCTATACCGAGAACGACGTCGCGCCATTGACTGCAAATATTGTGGCCATCGATCCGGACAGCAATAACGCATCATCTGCGGTGATCAAGATCACCGGAAACTATCAGAACGGTCAGGACCGGTTGAACTTCACCAATACGGCGAAAATCACGGGTGTCTGGGACGCAGCCACAGGAACTCTAACCCTGACCGGAGTCGATTCATTCTCGAACTACCGCACGGCGATTCGGTCGGTGACCTACACCAACCTGTCAGAGAACCCGAACACGTCAACTAGGACGGTCAGTTTCTCCATTACGGATGATGGTGGCCTGACCAGTCCCATCGTGAGTCGGAACATTGCCCTGACCAGCGTGAACGACGCACCCGTGCTTACCGGATCCAGTACGATCTCTTATTCCGAAGCCGATCCTGCGACAGTGATCAATCCAGTGATCAGTGTCAGCGACAGTGACAATGCAACGCTGACGACTGCGACGATCCGGATGCCAAACTATATTGCTGGCCAGGATATCCTGAGCTTTGCCAATAACGGCGTCGATATGGGCAACATCGCCGTGCAGTCAAACGCGAATGGGGTGTTGACTCTGGTCTCTGCCGGAGGTTCAGCAACGCTGGCACAATGGACCAACGCTTTGCGTGCTGTGAAATACGCCAACTCCAGCGGAAATCCCAACCAGACACCACGGAGTGTGCAGTTCCAGGTGACTGATGGGTCCGCTCTGAGCAATGTGATTACCAGCACCATCGAAGTCACGGCCGTCGATTTCCCTCCTGCTCTCTCGCAGGTCGAGCCAGGGTCACTGCTCTACACCGAGCTTTCGACAGTAAAGGTTTCGTCGACGATTACAGCCTTCGATTTCGATAGTGCCAATCTGTCGGGTGCAACGATCCAGATCACCGGCAACTATCAGAACGGTGAAGACTTCCTGCAGTTCACCAACACTGCCAAGATCACCGGGGTGTTCAATGCCGCGACAGGGATGCTGACCCTGACCGGGGTCGACACGGTCGCAAATTACCAGACCGCGCTTCGTTCGGTTTCCTACTTTAATTCCAGTTCCAACCCCTCCGGGTTGCTGCGAACGGTTGCATTCACGGTGACCGACACCACGAACGTGGTGAGTAACTCGGTGGTTCGTACGATTGCACTGGATGCGGTCAACGACGCTCCTGTTCTCTCGGGTATTGAAGAGACGGCGCTGGACTACCTGGAAAATACGGCTCCGAACTACGGCACTAATAACACGACGCCGATTTCGTCCACGATTCAGGTCAACGACCCTGACAGCCTGATTACGCAGGCCACGATTCGCATCACCGGAAATTATGTGCCGAACCAGGACTTCCTGCGGTTCACCAATACGGCAACGATTATCGGAACCTGGAATGCCGCAAACGGGACCCTGACACTGACCGGTCCCGATACCGCCGCCAATTACGCTGCTGCATTGCAGTCCGTAGCTTTCTACAACCTGCATAATGCTCCAAATACCTCCACTCGGACCGTCAGCTACACAGTGACGGATGACGGCGGTGCGGCAAGTGGACCAAAGCTGACGAGCAATACGGTCAGCCGTGAGATTAATGTGATTGCCGTGAATGATCCCCCCGTGCTGACCAGCTCGGACACAACCGTCCTGGCCTACACAGAGGATGCAACGGCCGTCAAGATCCTGCCGAATGTGCTGGCAGCCGATCCTGACAGTGATAACCTGATGGGGGCTCGGATCTGGATTTCTTCTAACTACAACGCTAACGGCAGCAAGGACATGCTGGTCTTCGTCGACACGGCGAAGATCAAGGGATCATGGGATCCTGCAACCGGTATACTCACCCTGTCCGGAGTCGATAGCGTCAGTAATTACCGGACTGCTCTTCGATCCATCGGTTTCGCCAACTCGCAAAGTGGTTTGACGGCTCCAAACCGGACTGTCAGCTTCAGTGTGATTGATGATCAGGGACTGAGCGGCAATACGGTGACGCGTAACATCAGCATTGCAACGCATCCGAATGGTGCGGTCTTGTCGGGAATCGAGACCGTGCCCGCTGTCTATAAGGCGAATGATCCGTACACCCCGCCTGCTCCTGTGACATCAACGCTGGTGATCTCGGATAACGACAGTACGCTGCTGCGAAGTGCCGTGATCAAGATTTCTGGCAACTATGTCCGAGGACAGGATCAGTTGCTGATCTCCGGAGCAGTGGCGAATGCAAACCAGATCTCCGCGGCCTGGAACTCTGCAACGGGTGAACTGACGCTGTCTGGACTGGTTCCTGTGGCCAACTACATCAACGCGTTGCGGGATGTGAAGTACTACAACAACGGCAGCTCGGCGCTGAGTACCCTGACCCGGACGATTACATTCACTGTGATCGACGACACGCAACTGGCCAGCAACATTGCAACGCGCAATGTGACAATCCAGACGACCAATACGGCTCCGTTCCTGAACGTCGGGGGCAGCAGCCCATTGCAGTACCAGGAGAAAGACGCGGCGACGAATGTCGTTCCGGCGTTGACGGTTCAGGACGTGGACAGTCCGAATATCGTGAGCGCGGCGGTCAAGATCACAGGAAACTATCAACAGGGACAGGACCAGCTCGTGTTCTCCAACACGGCCAAGATCAAGGGAAGCTGGGACGTCCTGACAGGAACCCTGAATCTGACCGGGGTCGATACTCGGGAAAACTACGAGGCAGCTTTGCGGACAGTGAAGTACCTCAATACGAGTAATAACCCCAGCACATTAACGAGAACTGTCGGTGTCACTGTCAATGACGGGCTGGCCACCAGCAACGTCGCCAGTCGCAATGTCACCATATTGGCACTGAACGATCCTCCTCAGATTGCCACGAACGAGGCTGCCGCACTCAACTACAAACCGTCGCAGGGTGCCGTCAGTATCGCTCCGTCGCTCTCGGTTACCGATCCGGATAGTGCGAACATCACGGGGGCCACTGTGAGGATCGCGTTCAATTATCAGCAGGGGAACGACCAGCTTTCGTTCGTCAACACAGCGAAGATTTCCGGAACGTTCGACATCCTGACGGGGATTCTGACGCTGTCCGGGTCCGACACCGTGGCGAACTACCGCACGGCACTGCAGTCGGTGAAGTACCAGTTCAATGGAGTACCGCTCGCATCGACCAAGACGATCTCATTCGTGGCCAATGACGGCCTCGCTCTGGGGAATCTGGCGACGCGGGACATCTCGGTCACACCGAACGCCTAA